The DNA segment GCACTATACTGTATCTTCACTTATTTTTTTCTTCTTCAACAGAAGGTGTGCCATCGCTACTGGCCCAAGTTCCAAGGAGAGGCAGGAACTTATGGTGACTTCACTGTCACTCAGCAGACATTCGACGCTTACGGTGACTACGTTGTCAGGAAGCTATCTGTTGCCATGGCAGCCTCCGATGATATCCCCTCCGAAGTGACACAGTTTCACTTCACCCGCTGGACCGAGAAGGACCCCCCACAGACCCCTGTCGCTATACTAGACGTTGTGCAGGAAGTGAATGCTGTTCAGATGGCCTCAGGCAATAAACCCATTGTCGTCATGTGCAagtaagtgtgtgtatgtgtatgcgTGCTTTGATGGTACAGCTATACCTATGCTAAACAAGTATCTCAATGtctcactacccccccccacatacacacacgcacacacacacacacacagcaacttATGCATTAAAGTAAACAATGtctcactaccccccccccacatacacacacgcacacacacacacacagcaacttATGCAGTAAAGTAAACAATGtctcactaccccccccccacacacacacgcacacgcagcAACTTATGTATTAAAGTAAACAATATCtcactaccccccccacacacacacacacacacacacacacacacacgcatatgcacacgcacacgcagcAACTTATGCGCATTAAAGTGAACAATGtctcactacccccccccccacaaacacacacgcacacgcacacgcagcAACTTATGCATTAAAGTAACTCACTACCCACACTTAATACCTTActacctccccctcacacacatgcagcaatgGGATTGGTCGCACTGGAGTGTTCATCACCCTGCATGCTCAACTGGAGCGACTCAAGATTGAGGGTGTGGTCGATCTGTTCCAGTTCATCAAGTTTGCTCGCAAACAGAGGGAGGGGCTCGTTAGCAGTCCTGTAAGTCGTTAACAATACAAGTCTATTGGTCTACTGTATTCTCTATTATCTATTCTATGCTGTATAGATCCAATGTTTAGCTACTCTGTTTATTTTGAAAAAGTACGTGTGTGCTTTCGAAAAGCTTTGTACATTCATTTATTATCTTTAAATATGAAGTAATCACTGTACATCCACCCACTGTGCAGGAGATGTATGCTTTCTGTCACAAGGCACTGGCTGACTATGTGGACAGTTTTGAAACTTATGCCAACTTCAAAGAACTGGTTTAATTATAACAGTAACTTCACAAAAACATTTGATTTTAGATTTTACTGCTGCTTTTATAGTTTTTAGATTATTGTACAGACTCAGATTATACCAATAGCAAAACTGTGAATGTGTTTACCACTGACTTTTATGATACTGAATTATTGCACTTGCTGGGATGAGAGTGTGTTCTCATAATGTGTGTTGTTACCAATTCTCTCCCCACCCACCATATTGCAGGTTTCTCCAGCAGCATGGTTGACATAACGATGATATCAATGCTCGTATTGAGCGTATTGAGGCTGACTCTAGTGGAGTGGAGGAGGACGAGGGACTCTACGCCACCTACGCCATGCTACACACCTATCGCAATGAGTgagtgggggggaggggtgggtACAGTGTACCTGTACGTTAAAATCACGAATTAGAATTAAGATTTGCTTAGGTTATTAGATTGTTGGATTGAACAATCGCATTTATGTGCACGCCGGAATTAATCCTTACTCCATTATTTTTTGTTTAGCACTTACGTAAAAAGCATACATGGATTGTAGTTAGTCATTAATTGTGAAGTATATAGTGGAGTTGATATGCTTGGATCACTAGATACTGCCATGGATATTTGGTACCACAGGTATTACCATCGTAAGTATTCAGTTTCCACGATACATTGTAAGTGTGTATCTTAATTTTTAAGGTACATGGGAATCTACTGCTAATTTAAGAGCTTGCATGAGCAGATGTTGAATGTTGTTTTTGCTGCATCACATGATGTACATTGTCTTTTGCAAAAACATTGATGTGTACCTTTACTTGCATAAACTTTCATTGTTTTCGACCTCCAGGTCCGACTACTAGAGGATATCCCAGGGAGCTGAGGGAGCGAGATGTGAAGAGACCACCCCCTCTGAGAGAGGATGGCCCTCAGAGAGTGAGAGGGGCCAGACCAGAGACCATCCCTGCTACCACCACTACaccatatgtacatgtgtgtgaggtggtacTGGAAAGTTGAAAGGCCTCGACTCCAGGCCCTTAATTGCatgtaatcgaggctacatttaGTTGCTACAACTAAGACTTTCATAACTTCGTCATGAGTGTATAAATTATGgttgtacgtacatacatgtgcaGTATTCAATCGATGTACAATGTGATGTACTATGACATTGCTTTTATGTATGAGCCTGTATCAGACTATTGTGTGAATGGCATTACTTTTAGTGATTGCTATGATTATATCTGTCCCCCCGCAGTCTCAACAGCTGATCAGTTACAGGGATCTGAAGGTGTCACGTGACCTGCTGACACCCGCACTTTTTAGAGTTAGCCTGGATAAACCCAAACATCTCGTGAGTCAACCGATGAGTATCCCTGCCTAATGATTCCCAATTGAGGTTTTTATCTATTACGTACTAGTATCTACCCATACACTTCTCTTTCAGTTGGGTttccagtataattatcagctATTCCGTGCATTtcagctaccgtatagcgcgaaattttcgaggggcttaatttttgctgatttcgtgggttagcaatcctacacgaaaattaagtccacgaaaattgttctttaattagaattatctgctgtaacgtgcaaagattaaagacgtggcttccggtaagcagtccattccacgaacattgtgcaacgaaatgcttttagaggccagcctcaaaaatttcgtgctatacggtatgtgcaCAATGTGTCTTTTGCTTCTTTCAAAGAGTTAGcctgtgagtggtgtgtgatTGCTTTCAATCTGATAGAGTGCTCTAGTGTTTATTGTGAGCATTACATGTTGTGTTGCCCGGAGGTATGTTTGTGCACCTTTCAATAGCCTAGGGCTGTGATAGTTTAGGAACGCTAGCAAATGGTGCATGTTGCCTTTGCTCCAGTAGTCAATCTGTTCTTGTATGTAGTGGGGCTATCACAACAAGTGCCTTCTGTTGGGACTTTAATGTAAACTTTTCTTCATTGACTATACTTAGCTTTTGCATGTCTGACAATCCATCAAAATTGAAATAGTAAGTTTATCTCACTATTCGATGCACATTCTATTACcttgatatatatatagtcactCAATTTGTAGTGTGAATGTAACTCTAAATCTATTACCTTAGCTTTCATTATGATCTGCACTGACTACTAGGAGAAGCCATAGCTGCATGGTTTTGAAACCCTATCAAATCCCTGTGTTTATATACTCATATCTCAGTATcgcccacaaaaattaatgctgaGTAGCTGACAATCTCTTCCGGTATGTCCCAGTTTTGTGTATTTGCTTGCAGGGCTCATTTATTTGCTGTTTTTTAGTAAGGCTGATAGTGGTTATAGTGTGTGCAGTGGTATACTAGCTGGTACAAAGGTAAGAAACAGTTTGAAGATGTACCATAATAGGTAGTACGTATTTGCCTTATCTAAAGAAATTTCTTAACACTACTGGCTTGATCTGGTTTCCTTTGTTCGCTCAACTTTGTTCTTGCTCACTGCCCAACCCAAGGGTAACGTGGAGGAGTCTCAAGCCTTGCCACACCCGTCGGCATTGTGTAAATATTTACATTAAAAAACCACAGCAATGAGCTTTTCTTTATGCATAGTTTGTACATCTTAATAATTCCATGCTTTAGCTTGCAATACCACTGGCCATGCCAATAGATCACTTACTATACACTGTACTTACGTTTTAATATTCAATCTCAGAATCAATTTTACTCCGTGTGTGCGCAACGCGCAGttaggtgtgtgtgtctgtttgtgtgtgtgcgtgtcgTTGTGTGCGTGTACGCGTGTGTGCGAAAAAATTTGCGATTATTCTCTTGattcacaataattttataaggTCATTACGGTGTTGATGCTGTGCAATAAAGTTCAATgcacggggtgaatgctctatgagcatcttgtaCGTTATAACATAATAATAGATGTGGGTATTAGGCTACAATGCCTGTATATGATTTCATCCGCATAAGCCTTCAAGTTGTCATGCATCTGACATTTACTATTCATCTTGCTAATACCCCCTTCCTGCAGAGATGGATCCATGTTGAGAGATACGGATTTGAATCAGTTTTCGAGTTTGACCCATTGCTCAGTTTAGTTCTGTACTATGCCACCAACACGATGGAGAAACACAACCCTGAACTAGAGACAATGCTTAGATATCCTGCATTCCATGTGGACAGGGGCCGTTAGTAACTGAACtagcagctgtacagtattgtatgtgtatgtgtgtttgtgctcTTTCTGTGTATGTGATGTTATGTAGACTATGTGGGTACTGGTACACTTTTGTGTGGAAATTGTTTGCAATGATAATTTCAGACTTCCTgcatgttgtttaatagatCTAGATTAGTCAATCACACAATCTATCAATTTGAGCATGCATGAATACAGCATGAAGAACTTACAAGGTGACTGTGTCTCTTGGCTGGTTCTTTTGACTGGAGCTGCTCACCTCCTActagtgtgtggagagggtatGTTTAACCATGGTCATAGACTAGTCTAGTAGTATTATGcataatagatctatatactaaCGGAGTGTGCTATATagccagtgcatgcatgcaggagtgTACCTGTCGTCGGGATCGACCAACATTACCATTACCAACAACAATACTGAGATCCTCATCACTGCCATTGGAGAGGGTGCTCCGAGTGGTCTCCCTTCTctcacctgtcacactgacctcACTACCTGCTGTAGAAGTATGAATGACAACAATGGTAATGGAAGACGAGGACAGTGGACGTATCCTGATGGGAGTGTGATACTGGGAAATGGTCCCTCAGTGGCTGCTAGACAGCAGTTCTACATGAAAAGGAATGCTCCCCAACTCATCAGGCTAAACCGTATACAGGGTAGCAACCCTCCCACTCCAACCGGgtcctactgttgtactgtaccaactaATGGAGGAGAAATGACCCTCTGTGCTAACCTGGGTGAGTAGTTCTGCATGTAATATTCACTATTCCATTCTATTCACAACCCCCTTCCAGTTGTGTGCCTGTCTCTCCCTCTCCTGAACAATGGAATAGTCTCATACAGTGACCCAACACTGGGTCTGAACACTGTGGCGaactacacctgtgacactggctacactctcgaAGGAAACAttaccaggacttgtgggagggatggagtgtggagtggatcAGCTCCATCCTTCTGTGAACGTAAGTGGAACACTGTTTATGTACGTTTTTAATGTGTTTCAATTTCCATACTGAGGTAGCAGCCTGTTTTGACCTCACTCTCATCACCAATGGAAACATTACCTACAGTGCTGGATCCCCTGACATCAGACCTATTGGCACTACAGCTACCTACATGTGCaatcctggctacactctcattgGAAGTACCACCACCAGGGTATGTGTGACTGGAGGGAATTGGAATGGATCaactccaacttgtcaaggtgagtttTGTAACTCTTACGCAGTTCGCCTTCAAGTACATAATGTGCTATTATGTATAGACACAGGACCTACTGCtgctccacccaccacctgcTCTGACCTGACTAATCTtaccaatggaatgatcaaCTACAATATGGGGACTGCTAGTCTGAGACCAGTGCACACTGTAGCCATCTTCAgatgtaacactggatacactctcaatggaggcgtTACTAAGACTTGTGGAaatgatggagtgtggagtgggtcagatccagtgtgtcagcgtaagtgaAATGGAATGTGGACTACTCTATTGTTAAGTGTACCTGTTAAACAGTTTCTACAGGTATCTGCTTTGACGTACCCTCACTGATGAATGGGATGATCTCTTATAGTGGTGATGAATCTCCTGACAATAGGCCAGTGGCCACTAtggctacctacacctgtaaccctggctacactctcaatggaggcagcaccaggacttgtggaagtgatggagtgtggagtgggtcacctCCAGTATGCCAGCGTAAGTGAAATGGAATTTTAACTATTCTATTGTTAAGTGTACCTGTTTCTGTACAGGTATCTGCTTTGACGTAACCTCACTGATGAATGGGATGATCTCTTACATTGGTGATGAATCTCCTGACAATAGGCCAGTGGCCACTAtggctacctacacctgtaatcctggctacactctcaatggagacaacaccaggacttgtgggagtgatggagtgtggagtgggtcacctCCAGTATGCCAGCGTAAGTGAAATGGAATGTGGACTATTCTATTGTTAAGTGTACCTGTTTCTGTACAGGTATCTGCTTTGACGTAACCTCACTGATGAATGGGATGATCTCTTACAGTGGTGATGAATCTCCTGACATTAGACCAGTGGCCACTAtggctacctacacctgtaaccctggctacactctcaatggaggcagcaccaggacttgtagaagtgatggagtgtggagtgggtcacctCCAGTATGCCAGCGTAAGTGAAATGGAATGTGGACTATTCTATTGTTAAGTGTACCTGTTTCTGTACAGGTATCTGCTTTGACGTAACCTCACTGATGAATGGGATGATCTCTTACAGTGGTGATGAATCTCCTGACAATCGACCAGTGGCCACTAtggctacctacacctgtaatcctggctacactctgaaTGGAGGCAGCACCAGGATTTGTAgaagtgatggagtgtggagtgggtcacctCCAGTATGCCAGCGTAAGTGAAATGGAATGTGGACTATTCTATTGTTAAGTGTACCTGTTTCTGTACAGGTATCTGCTTTGACGTAACCTCACTGATGAATGGGATGATCTCTTACAGTGGTGATGAATCTCCTGACAATCGACCAGTGGCCACTAtggctacctacacctgtaaccctggctacactctgaatggaggcagcaccaggacttgtagaagtgatggagtgtggagtgggtcacctCCAGTATGCCAGCGTAAGTGAAATGGAATGTGGACTATTCTATTGTTAAGTGTACCTGTTTCTGTACAGGTATCTGCTTTGACGTAACCTCACTGATGAATGGGATGATCTCTTACAGTGGTGATGAATCTCCTGACATTAGACCAGTGGCCACTAtggctacctacacctgtaaccctggctacactctcaatggaggcagcaccaggacttgtagaagtgatggagtgtggagtgggtcacctCCAGTATGCCAGCGTAAGTGAAATGGAATGTGGACTATTCTATTGTTAAGTGTACTTGTTTCTGTACAGGTATCTGCTTTGACGTACCCTCACTGATGAATGGGATGATCTCTTACAGTGGTAATGAATCCCCTGACAATAGACCAGTGGCCACTGtggctacctacacctgtaaccctggctacactctcaatggaggcagcaccaggacttgtgggagtgatggagtgtggagtgggtcactTTCAGTATGTCAACGTAAGTGGAATGGATTTTGAACTACTTGTATTTATTGTGTCGATTATTATACAGAGATACTGACCTGTTCTGACCTCACTCTCACCAATGGAGACATTACCTACAGTGCTGGATCCCCTGACAACAGACCTTTCATCTCTacagctacctacacctgcaatcctggctacactctcactggaggtacCACTACCAGGATCTGTGTGCGTGGAGGGAGTTGGGATGGGCCAGCTCCAACTTGCCAAGGTTCCAAACTTAGTATTAGCTAAGTAGTATGTAGTATTTTGTACATTCGTGAACTGTACTCAGTTTATGAGCAATGCTGCTTGTTCATGTTTTCCACTGACTACTAAAGTACTATTTAACAATAATCTATACCTGTGCAGCCATTGTGTGTCCTCCTCTACCGGCCATTACCAATGGCATGATCTCCTACTCTCCTAATGTCACCCCTGGCTATGACCTAGGAACTGAGGCAACCTACACTTGTGAGGCTGGGTTCTATTTTGAGGGTAATGAGGTACAAGTATGTATAGACGATGATGTAATGGACTCcattggagtgtggagtggtaGCCAGGAGCCAAGCTGTGTCTGTAAGTTAAGCTTACGTGGCTCGGAACGTTGAGCCAGTGTAGCTTAGGTGGTAAATGCCTTGTCGTGGTGGTGAGGAGGTAAATTTCGTCGGAGAAAGGGCAGATGAAACTAAAATTTATGTGTTTTCCAGATAATATAGTTAGTCAAATATTAATATAGCTGGTACAAATTTACTACCCTCACTAGAGCACTGGTGTAAACATTCTCACTACACACAGCTATTCAGTGTCCTCCTCTCAATCTTGTTCCCAATGGATTCATTACCTACGCTCCCGACAACACACCTATCAGTAGCCATGATCTGGGCACTGTGGCCACTTActcctgtaacactggatttGTTCTGGACCTCTCCCTGGGGGGATCTGAGATGAGAACTTGTGTGGATGATATGGACAATGATGCAGAGGGAGTGTTTGATAGATATGGTCCGAGATGTATCGGTAAGTCTGTTGATTCCTAAAATTGCGTTGTACTGTTTTTGCTCAATCACACTGTACTTGTATGAAAGAACAATGTGCTCTAAACTTACAGCCATTCAGTGTCCTCCCCTCGATTCTGTTGTCAATGGAGTCATCAGTTATGCTATTGATATTGCTGCAAAATATGATCTGGGCACTGTAGCCACTTATGACTGTGACCCTGGGTTTGTTCTGGACCTCTCCCTAGGGGGATCTGAGATGAGACCTTGTATGGATGATAATGGACTGGATGCcattggagtgtggagtggtcaAGAGCCAATCTGTGTCCGTAAGTTACTTGCACTGTGTATTATAGCATTGGTTGATGTGTTTTGCTTGTATACAATTACTCTGATCACAGCCATCACTTAAAGTATGTAAATTGATTTTTTCTACAGCTCAGAAGGTGTATCTAGTTGAATATTATATggcacatataattatattttgtgTGACTTTGACATTCCTTTTCAGCAATACGATGTGCCCCACTGATGACTGCTCTTGATAACGGAATAGTGACTTACTCCAACCAATTGCAAAATAAAAAGTACATCTTTGGCACATTAGTCACATACATCTGCTCTCCTGGTTACGGTCTGAGCAGTACTCAGAATCGAACATGCATCACTGATGGTGGAAGGACTATTGGAAGATTCAATGGAAGTGACCCCACTTGTGATCGTGAGTTATTAGTTGACTGCAACTccaataaaaaaaattttatCCACAGGTATAACCTGCTCTGCTCTCCCTGATGTTATCAATGGGACCATTAATTACTCTAGTGGTGGTGCTACTGCACCATATGACTATGAAACAACAGCTACTTATCATTGCAACCTTGGACATGTGTTAACAACTAGAGACAGTGAGAAGGCCTGTACTGGTGATGGTAGGAGTCTTAGCGGTCAGTGGGATGGTGCTGCTCCTCGATGTCCACGTATGTAACAGTTCTATTATTGCAATTGGTCATGTCACatgatactgtacacacagctGTGGACTGTGGGACTCCTCCGTCTATTACCAATGGATCTTCTGGGATACCAACAACCACAACATTCACAGGGACAGTGACTTACAGCTGTAATGATGGCTATGCACTCTTTGGGATTGCTACAAGTACTTGTCAGGCGAATACAACCTGGAGCAGACCACCAGAATGCAGAGGTACGTGTGCATGCTTATTCAGTGTTTTTACATTAATAGCCACCCAACACTAACACAGGTATCACTATTGGTGGTATCCAATCTGGTGTGTCTATCTATATTGGAGATTCCGCTACCATCACCTGCACCACTGACTCTCCTGCTGACTCAGTAATGTTGCTGCAAGATGACCAACCTCTTCATGAAACTAATAGTCAAACCACTTTGATGCATACTATCTCTGTGACTGACAGCATCAACGGGAACATCTTCAAATGTGAGGCCAACTTAACAGGAAGAACCTACTCTTCAAATACTGCCTTTGATATGGTTACCATTTCCATTAAAAGTAAGTTGATAATTGTATTATAGATATAATTTAACACAACCCCACAGTTCCCCAACAACCTATCAATGCTAGTATCAGAACATCCAGCCCATCAAATCCACTAATTGGACAATTGTACAATTGGACTTGCTCTGTTTCTCTGTTGCCTGGACTAACTCGCACACCAACTGCACAATGGTTGAAGGTTATTATGGGAGAGGAAATAATAAATCTTAATCGATCCATTCTTAATTTCTCTCCACTAAGAACCTCAGATGCTGGCAGATACCGTTGTCAGGGAAATGTTAGTACTACTGTTCACTCTCAATCCCTTTCAGACAGCAACGATATTGACATAATTGTTCAAAGTAAGTCAAATCTCTATTGCTTTTATTGTcgtattattaataattatatttacagTACCAACACCATCAGTGACAATCACGAGGTCTGTTTCTGATTCAGCTCTGTTTGCTAATCAAAGTGTGGTAACATTCACATGTCAAGTGTCTGTACATAAAGACATTGATACTCCCGTCACTTTGAGCTTGACTTGGACTCGTGAGGTTTATAATGATGAAAATGAGACAACTACTGAGGTATTCATGGTGAATAGCACAACAACCCAAATTATTATGAGAAATTGGACCTTTAATGATTTAAGTTCAAAAGACCAGAGAGTGATCTGCAATGGAACAATAAGCTCAGCTAGTAGGTTTATTCAAGGAAATAGCAGTATATATGAAGACACGTTATCTGTTGCTGGTAAGTTACTGTTTTCATAGCCTGTGATAAAGTGAATACATTTCAGGTGTGTTTCTGATGTTCAACGACATTGCGCTTAACGATAACACTACCTCTGTGCCAGCGAGGGATATACGTGTCATACAGTGTCACTCTGACAAGACAGATACATTCAATGAAAGACAACACGGATGGAATTTTCCTAATGGCAGTAAAGTTACTAACATCAGCACACTAGCTATTGCAACACGGAAGGGAGGACACCTGGCACTCACTCGAGTGGGAAACAGTTCCTTGCCAGCTGGAGAGTATTGTTGCAAGGCTCAGGACGCCAGGGAAATCAGACACACcctctgtgtgtatgtggagcaAGGTGAGCTGATGAGCATTTACTTTTTGCAGATGAGGTTCTTGAGATAGAATTGTATAGTAATGCTGGATGTGTAGTAGTGCAAGTGAGGAGTTGAGACAGATGTTGTGTACTTGCAATGTAGCGCAGAGGGTATAGTATTACTATAAATGCTCTTAAGATAAGTATGATTCTTGGTAATGTGAAGCACATGTGTACCCAGCAATGATCAATATAGCTATAACTCTACGTACTTTACATGGCCTTATTTTTCAGGCCCTACTCTACCCACAGAACCAAGTTCTAGTAGCACTGCCATGGTTGGAGGGATAGTTGCTGCGATTGTCATTTTGATGATTGCTCTTCTGATCATTGGAGCAGTTATTCTCATTGCTCTCAGGTATGATTAAGACATTTATGTGAATTAAGTCTTTTCTCTGTAATTAAGACACAATACTTAGCTAAATACCAAATCTTCTCCGCATTAATGAATGTACCATGATTTCAGAGCTCGTAGATCTGGAAAGCACACTTTCTCTAGCCTTGCGTTTGGAGGGAGAGTGAAGCATAAATCTCCTTTCACTGTAAAAGTTGACCCCCTGACCCCATTGGACATACCCCTGGACGACCACATCATCACGTTGACCCCTGATGCAAGTATGTATGTGGGCGTAACTACCTTCAGTAAGGAACCAGTTGAAGCAAATCAGCAAGGTATCCCTTAAAATAATTGCCCTTAAGTATATATACGTGAGTCTTCTACTATTTCACAGGATCTGCACTTGGTACAAGCAGTTCATTTTACACCACTGACTTCCCTGCTCATGTGGACACAATGCACGAGGACACAGACAAGCTCTTCGAGACTGAGTACACGGTGAGCAAGTGTGCATAGTCAAACAATCTGTTCACATTTGTGGTAACTTCCTAATTTGTATCTCAGTCCATCAGCAAGGAGCCCCACTCTCCCAACAACGAGTCAAAGCTGCCTCACAACACAACCAAGAACAGATTCGGAAATGTCTTCCCTTGTGAgtacacaaattaatgtcAACTTGTGCTTATTCTGTGTACAGATGATTTCAACCGTGTTAAGTTGAAGCCTGTGAAGGACATCAGAGGATCAGACTACATCAATGCCAGCTAcgtcaatgtgagtcaataaATCATTCAGCATCACTCATTTTTCAtgacatgcactgcttatatTTGCAGGGCTATATGACCAACACCAAGTACATTGCTGCTCAAGGTGAGCACATCACTCACGCACATTCACAGTGTATCATTGCCCCAAACTCAGGTCCTCTGCCCAATACGCTGGAAGATTTCTGGAAGATGATTGTGGAGAACAAACTGCGAACAATTGTCATGCTCACCAAATGTTTTGAGGAGAGGGTGAGCTACTACACCATTCAACCATTGATATCATAGTGTCTATTTCATCAAATTTGTAGCTACTGTTAATTCCCAATTTTATCCTTGTAGAAAAAGTGTGAGTGTTATTGGCCCCTGAAGGACAACCAACCTCTTGAGATGGGCTGTGGTATCGTGGTCTCTCTGACCAGTATGGTGGCCTTCCCCGACTTCACTGTCAGGAGAATGAAAGTCAATCAAGTCAGTTTGTTTACAGTTTGGAAtgtactgtgtacacaaacgCCCACGAATTTTGCAAAGTGAAGCCTTATAGCTGTTGATAAATGATGAAGCATACAAAGTTGATAAGTAATTGTGTACACAAACGCCCACGATTTTAGTGAAGTGAAGCCGTTGATACAAATGTGAATTATAACATTGTCACAATCATGTACCACTGTTATACACATTTCCAAACAACTATTTATACATACTGTAAACCCCTATAGCCCACCCTTGGCTCGTCCCCTGTGTTTGAGGTGACCCTGTT comes from the Halichondria panicea chromosome 4, odHalPani1.1, whole genome shotgun sequence genome and includes:
- the LOC135335057 gene encoding uncharacterized protein LOC135335057 isoform X1 — translated: MHEYSMKNLQGDCVSWLVLLTGAAHLLLVCGEGVYLSSGSTNITITNNNTEILITAIGEGAPSGLPSLTCHTDLTTCCRSMNDNNGNGRRGQWTYPDGSVILGNGPSVAARQQFYMKRNAPQLIRLNRIQGSNPPTPTGSYCCTVPTNGGEMTLCANLVVCLSLPLLNNGIVSYSDPTLGLNTVANYTCDTGYTLEGNITRTCGRDGVWSGSAPSFCEPACFDLTLITNGNITYSAGSPDIRPIGTTATYMCNPGYTLIGSTTTRVCVTGGNWNGSTPTCQDTGPTAAPPTTCSDLTNLTNGMINYNMGTASLRPVHTVAIFRCNTGYTLNGGVTKTCGNDGVWSGSDPVCQLSTGICFDVPSLMNGMISYSGDESPDNRPVATMATYTCNPGYTLNGGSTRTCGSDGVWSGSPPVCQRICFDVTSLMNGMISYIGDESPDNRPVATMATYTCNPGYTLNGDNTRTCGSDGVWSGSPPVCQRICFDVTSLMNGMISYSGDESPDIRPVATMATYTCNPGYTLNGGSTRTCRSDGVWSGSPPVCQRICFDVTSLMNGMISYSGDESPDNRPVATMATYTCNPGYTLNGGSTRICRSDGVWSGSPPVCQRICFDVTSLMNGMISYSGDESPDNRPVATMATYTCNPGYTLNGGSTRTCRSDGVWSGSPPVCQRICFDVTSLMNGMISYSGDESPDIRPVATMATYTCNPGYTLNGGSTRTCRSDGVWSGSPPVCQRICFDVPSLMNGMISYSGNESPDNRPVATVATYTCNPGYTLNGGSTRTCGSDGVWSGSLSVCQQILTCSDLTLTNGDITYSAGSPDNRPFISTATYTCNPGYTLTGGTTTRICVRGGSWDGPAPTCQAIVCPPLPAITNGMISYSPNVTPGYDLGTEATYTCEAGFYFEGNEVQVCIDDDVMDSIGVWSGSQEPSCVSIQCPPLNLVPNGFITYAPDNTPISSHDLGTVATYSCNTGFVLDLSLGGSEMRTCVDDMDNDAEGVFDRYGPRCIAIQCPPLDSVVNGVISYAIDIAAKYDLGTVATYDCDPGFVLDLSLGGSEMRPCMDDNGLDAIGVWSGQEPICVPIRCAPLMTALDNGIVTYSNQLQNKKYIFGTLVTYICSPGYGLSSTQNRTCITDGGRTIGRFNGSDPTCDRITCSALPDVINGTINYSSGGATAPYDYETTATYHCNLGHVLTTRDSEKACTGDGRSLSGQWDGAAPRCPPVDCGTPPSITNGSSGIPTTTTFTGTVTYSCNDGYALFGIATSTCQANTTWSRPPECRGITIGGIQSGVSIYIGDSATITCTTDSPADSVMLLQDDQPLHETNSQTTLMHTISVTDSINGNIFKCEANLTGRTYSSNTAFDMVTISIKIPQQPINASIRTSSPSNPLIGQLYNWTCSVSLLPGLTRTPTAQWLKVIMGEEIINLNRSILNFSPLRTSDAGRYRCQGNVSTTVHSQSLSDSNDIDIIVQIPTPSVTITRSVSDSALFANQSVVTFTCQVSVHKDIDTPVTLSLTWTREVYNDENETTTEVFMVNSTTTQIIMRNWTFNDLSSKDQRVICNGTISSASRFIQGNSSIYEDTLSVAGVFLMFNDIALNDNTTSVPARDIRVIQCHSDKTDTFNERQHGWNFPNGSKVTNISTLAIATRKGGHLALTRVGNSSLPAGEYCCKAQDAREIRHTLCVYVEQGPTLPTEPSSSSTAMVGGIVAAIVILMIALLIIGAVILIALRARRSGKHTFSSLAFGGRVKHKSPFTVKVDPLTPLDIPLDDHIITLTPDASMYVGVTTFSKEPVEANQQGSALGTSSSFYTTDFPAHVDTMHEDTDKLFETEYTSISKEPHSPNNESKLPHNTTKNRFGNVFPYDFNRVKLKPVKDIRGSDYINASYVNGYMTNTKYIAAQGPLPNTLEDFWKMIVENKLRTIVMLTKCFEERKKCECYWPLKDNQPLEMGCGIVVSLTSMVAFPDFTVRRMKVNQPTLGSSPVFEVTLFHYTSWPDHGVPSSGMSLIYFTRAVRKTHPQDDPRPLLVHCSAGVGRTGTFIVLDTMLDRMEQDGMIHIYDCVTHIRKQRVLLVQTLSQYIFLHDALKELIVCGETEIPAHVLMTTVNQLKEPAATDEEIDMAQSWVEEDTPTGFQRQFEILSECSVPDGTEDYYSSQNEENEDKNRYSQILPNEMHRVKLRFSPSGSNYINASYIHGYQQRRGYIATQGPLEHTTGDLWRMVVENECSCIVMLCTLREGEEKVCHRYWPKFQGEAGTYGDFTVTQQTFDAYGDYVVRKLSVAMAASDDIPSEVTQFHFTRWTEKDPPQTPVAILDVVQEVNAVQMASGNKPIVVMCNNGIGRTGVFITLHAQLERLKIEGVVDLFQFIKFARKQREGLVSSPEMYAFCHEALADYVDSFETYANFKELV